The Syntrophomonadaceae bacterium genome segment ATGACCCGGTCTGCCAGTGGCCTAAGATTCATCAAATTAACCTCCTATCTTTCCGACTTTCTTTGTTAGCACTCATTTTTAACGAGTGCTAACACTTATATAATATGCCAACGATTTTCTGCAATCAAACCCTGTTTTCCTGCAATATAGACCAAATATACCCATATTCTCCTTATTTCCTTATGTTTTCTATCGTTTTACCCCGATTACTTCCCACAACTTTTCATATTCTTTCCAAGTTCCAGGTTTTTTATACGAGGCCTGATCAAGCAAAACAGGAGATTTAGATGCAAAAAACCCGGGCAATACCCGGGTTAGTCCAACATGCAAAATTATAAACAAAATCATACCAGGATCCCACGCTTTAATTTAGCCGACCATTTCCAGGCTGTGGCTATGCTTGCCGATGATCATCACTTTGTCTCCATTGCGCAACCCGGCAGCATTGGCTTCATCAGTATCGATGTGAATCTCCAAATTAAAGCTCGGGTGTACCCGCACCAATACATGATGGAAGCAAAGTTCCCGCACATCGCCAGCCAGCACCAACACCCGGTCATTATCCTGCAAACAGGCAGCATGGGCTTCGGCAAGAGACATGTGAATATGACGCTCAGCTAAAATAACGCCTCGCTGAAGGGAAACGACACCATTTGGCCCAATTAAGGCACAGCCCGCTGAACCTTCCAGCTTGCCAGATTCCCGCACCGGGGCCTTAATTCCTAATTTATAACTATCCGTCAAAGAAATCTCTATTTGGGTTTCCTTTCTAATAGGTCCCAAAATCCGGATATTCTCGATAATACCTTTAGGCCCGACCACCGTCAGGGTTTCATTGGCGGCGAAGTGTCCAGGCTGGTAAGTATCTTTCATTTTTGTCAGTTCATAACCTTTTCCGAACAGAGCCTCCAAATGCTGTTGCGATAGATGGATATGCCGATTGGAAATACCTACCGGAACCTCAAGTTTAAGTTTGTTTTCAGGCATTCTGCTCACCCCCTTACATATTCCATCAGCAGCATCAAATTACCGTTCACCGATTAGTTTCTTCCGTTCACCGCAATTATAGCACTAATATTCACAAGGTGGCAATAGGCCGGGAAAAAGTTGTAATAGGAAGATAAGTGTGACAATTCAGTGCCCCGCCAGCAAATGCATCTTATTTAGGCATAATCCGCCTCTCTAACTCGTAACTCAAGAGGGCAAGACCAACTCCCAGGTCTTCGTTGCGCACAAGGATATCTGAAGGCACTTCCAGGGATTCTGGGGTAAAATTCCAAATAGCTTCGATACCTGCCTTTATCAACTCGGCGGCAGTGGTTTTTGCCTGGTCCGCCGGAACAGTCAGAACAGCTATTTTCACATACAGCCGCCGTATGAGGCCAGGCATGAGGGAAACCGGCAAGACCTCGGTTTGGCCGATGAACTGCCCCGCTTTAGTCGCATCGGTGTCAAAGGCAGCCACAATCTTAAAACCATAATCGTCAAATCCCCGGTAGTTCAACAGAGCTTGCCCCAAAGAGCCCACTCCAACCAAAACTGCTTGTTTGGAGTTGTGCATACCGAGGATCTCCTGGATATTTCGCAAGGTATCCGGGACATGGTAGCCAACCTTCTGCACCTTGGCTGCCACCTCCGCCAAATCCTTGCGCACCAAACCGGGAGCTATGCCCAGCAGTTTAGCAAGCCTATCACAGGATACATACTCGCGCCCCCGTCCATGCAGATCCTTAATAATCTGGTAGTAGTTGGGCAGCCGTTTTACCGTTGTCAAGCTGAGTACTCGCAACTTCAGTCCACCTTCCTTGTTTTAATCAACTTATGTTCTTCCTGGTATTTGTCACCATTTATTTTTAGCCATGGCAGCCTAGCCATACCGATATTCGATACCAAAAGTGCCTTGAGGATAATTCCATTTTATCGCCCCGGAAATTATCCAAGATAATAGCAAGAATTACCTGTAGTGGTCTTAAATGCATTATATATGGAAGCTTGTGCATGTGCAATCTTTCACACTTTGTTCTAACATTAAATTTATTTTGATATTTAAGATAACAATAGTTAATGTATCGGCTGTAATATGCCTGGGAAAACAAGAATCCCCAGCCCAACAGGCTGAGGATTTTATCATCATCCTCCATTTTCTATAGCCGTTCTAGGATTTGAACACGCATGCAAGGAGGCGCCGATGTCAGAAGCATTCCTTTAGAAAGAAGGCAGCACCGGCAAGGCCGTATTAAAATGGGTGGAAGACGGAATATCGGATACATAACCGGTTACAGTTCGTCTACTCGCTCTTGCTCCAGACTAAGTCCTCAAGGTTACCAGGATAACGGCGGACCTGTTCCATAGCCTCCGGCAGCTTTTGCTCCAATTTACATACAGCAGCCTTGATCAAGGCAACGTATTTATTTACATCTTCCTCAGTCATAAATGGAATGAGCAGCTCTTGCCGGTAAAGAGGCGGCACAAGATAATTCACAACTGCTCCCGTCCCTGGCATCAAACCGGTGCTGCCAATTATTTCATGCAGCTTGTTGCCCATAAAACTGATTCCTGCTCCGTCTTCTGAAATCAGCAAGGCCAGCTCTGCCAGAATATGGATCTTCTCCTGGGCAAATTGGGCATCCTGCAGCTCAATTCCCAGAGCCGCAATTTTTTCGCCCAACTCCCGGGTCTTGTTCGCCAAAAGACCAGGCACTCTTGCCATCACATCTTCCCGCAGGTATGCAGGAAATCCTGACTCCAGAGCCGCCTGATAGATACAGTGGGCCACCACGGGATTATCTGCTATCCTGTCCGCCCGTACCAGAAAGGTACATTCTGAGACCTCCTTGGAGTAAAGAGGAGAGTATGATTTCCCTTCCACAACAATTGTGGGGATATTTTCCATCCCCAGCACAGCCATCAGTTCCGCTTTCTTGCCAACAAATGCATTTCCTTCCATGTCTTCATTCGGGCCAATTCCCCCGATGGAGGCATTAACAGTCCCCATGACCGATACCGGAATGCCATTAACATCGAGCACAGCACCTGCTATCAGCCCGCAGGAACCAGGCAAACTCTCATACCCTGACACAAAATTCTCAGGAAATTGTTTCACAATCGCATCCAGGGCCCCGTTGGCCAGTGCAGTTTGCAGGGCGACAGGTCCTTCATGGACGCCTTGACTGTATAAACGGCCGAAGGCATCCATGACTAAACTCTGGGTGCGTACTGCCTCGCACCCGATAAGGGATTCCGCCAGACGGGCTTCTTGCCGGGTAATTCCCCTGCGGGCAGTGGTGCGGCTCTTACCGCCTCCCTCAATATGCACTTCAAAAAAACCGTCCATCCCGGTTTTGACCCGAATATCTTTAACCAGCAAAGATGCTCCCGTAGCCTCTTGAAAAAGGGCCAGCACTAAGGCCAGCCCACCAGAATCATCCTGCACATGACCGTTATGACTGTGACAGTGGCCGCAGCCCACATGGCCTGCTACAGCAATAACGCCCTTTTGAGCCTTGCTTAAATTTACTCGCATATCATTCACCTATAAGAAAAAACTGATTAAGAAAAGCACCAGCAAACCACCAAGGATCGATGGCCTTTGGAATTTGTTGGCAGCCTTAAGCTCGGATCCGGGGACAACAGGGATTGTCGTGGCCAAAGCAGCAACAGGCCCCCCCGTGAGGTAGTACTGCATCAAGGCACATCCGCCTGCGGCAACCACAGCTGCAGCGAAGGGATCCGCGCCGGCTTGCATCACAACCATCAGGAAGGGGACCACTATGGCGGCGGAAGCAGCGTTAGACTGGGTGACAAAACCTGTTACCGCAGACACTAAAAGCATGATTTGAATAGGCGCAACCGCAAGCGCTGGCTTAAACCATTCTGACAGCAACTTCACCAAACCTATCTCTCTGATAACGGCAGACATAAAAAGGAAGCTAACGGTTGCCACAAGCGGTGTAGCTACCCTGGCAACCCCTGCCAGCATAGCCTTTTCACCTTCAATAACGGGCATTTTAGCGAGGAAAACCACCAAGATAGCGGAAAGAACACCAACCAAGAAAATAGGATAGCCCATGGCAAAACCTATAAACAGCACAAGGAAGGGGAAGATAGCCTTGGCAAAGGAAATATCGCTGGTATTTTTTTCAAACTCAGCGGCAATCTCTTGTGCTGCCTCTTTGGAGAGGGCAATGCCGCGGGCTTTTTCTTCCTGTTTTACCCGCCAGAAGCTAATGGCAAAAATTGAAAGGGCTACGATAGCGCCGATCACGTTAATCATTCCGAAGGTAATCCCTGCGGTAGCGATCACAGCTACCAGGGTAGGATGGGTGAAGCCGCCATAGTTGCCCAGATGCCCGGCATGTGCTTGGATACCAGCAGTTTTATTTGGATCAACACCAAGTTTGATCGCTGCAGGCCCGGTAACCACGGCAGTAATAGCCGGTTGGGTGAATCCTGTCAGTCCGCCGATAATGCCTGCAGCAATACCGCCCGCAGTGGCTACACCGGGGCCGCCTCCTAAAACACGACCCGCCTGAATTATTTTCTTGATGATCACATCAAGGAATCCGGCTCTCTCTAGAATACCAATGAATAAAAGCACACCTGCCATATCAGCGATAACTGGGTGCAGGCCAGATGTAATTAATTTGGCAATGGTGACGTTAGCAGAACCAGCAAAAGGAAAGCCTGCAGCTATGGCAGCCACTGCGGCACCAACTATTGCCGTGAGGTATAAAGGTGTCTTACCGCTAACCATCAAACCCAGGGTAATGGCCATAATAATCTGGGCAATCTCCATTTTTACGCCTCCCTTTCTAATAGTTAATCAAGTATCAGAATCCTTAGTCGAGCACCCTTGTTTCCACCTCCCAGCTACATGATTTTCTAAAAAAGCCAACACCCCATCTATCAATGAACAAGATTTCTTTGCAGACATTTTTTCCGGATATCCAGGGTTTCTTTATCTCATCATAGCAAATTAATAATGATACAACAACCAGCAAAAAGAGCAAAGGGGGTCAGATCTAGACTGCACTTATATTTATGATGCAATAAAGTTTCTAATTCCCACAGTACTGCAATTGAGACCTAGTTAAATTTCTATATGTTTGTGTGCAAAACAAGTTAAGTGTCAAGTGTAGAACTGACCCCACCCTTGTTTACGGGCAACGGTGTGTATCTCGGCCCTTCCCCAGGATATCTTTCATCCTGCAAACAGCAGCATTGGATAAGAAGGAAATGTGGGTAGGGCGTCCTTCTGTTGTCTCCCCATACAATATTAATCCGTTGTCTGTTTCCAGGTATTTGACGGGAAGGGTGCGCCGAAATGTTTTTCCCGTATACTTATCGGTAACTTCAACGACAATTGAGTCGGCTTCGATTCTGTCAGTAAGATGGTCTTCCTTCATCTGTTCTTCCCCCAATATTAGTTTATAGTAGTTTGGTTAAGGAGTTTCAGGCGAAACCCAAAATCTCCCGCCATGATAATATTTAAGCAGGCATAATCCTGGGAAATCCTGAACAGGTTGGCCAAAGGCAGGCCCAAAATATGACAGATTATCAGGCGGTTGATACCGGCATGACCCACAATCGCTACACTGTTGAAAGGCGATTGGACAATCTCATGGAAAGCCGCTACCACTCTGCCGCTGCAGTCGGCGAAGCTTTCTCCGCCCGGCGGACGGAAATAACCGATGTCAGCGCCGCGCTCTTTAAATTCTTTGGGATAGCAGCGCGCCACTTCAGCAAATTTCAGGCCTTCCCAGCGGCCCAAACTGATTTCCCGTAAATCCGCTCTCTCCTGCGAGATCAGTCCATGCCTGACGGCTATTTCCCGTGCCGTATCAACAGAACGGGAGAGGTCGCTGCAAAAAACACCCTCAATTTTCACCCTGTTCAGTCTGTCGCCCAGGCTTCTGGCCTGTTCCTTGCCCTCTTTGCATAGCGGCGGGTCGATTTGACCTATATAACGCCGATGGTCATCTTCCAGCTCTATTTTGCCATGCCTGACCAGGTAAATGAGTTTCTGTTCCATAGAACCCCCTGTTCATTCAATGATGATTTGTCTCTTGCCTGTACGGGGGACGTATGAATCATCACATTCACACAATTCCACTGAAAGCTCTGGTGTCCCTTGCTTAAGCCAGTAACCAAGTGCGGGAATCCGCAGTAATTCCCGGCGAATATCCTGCAGATTGCCGACAGGCCCCAGGACTGAGATTAAAATTTTCAACCTGGGGGAATCCTGTAGCCGGGATACCGTTGCGGAAAAATCAACAATACCAGGCAGGGCCAGCAGTGCTTCGTCCAGGTCTGCAATTTTCAGGTAGCAGTCCCCGGCCAGGGGAACAACCCCCGTTTTTCTGGCCATGATCTTCTCCAACCGGCGGGTAATACTGCCGCAGGAGCATTCTCCCGGTACAAAGCGGGAAAGATCTCCCGTGCGGTAACGGACCAGAGGCATTCCCCGCCTGGTCAGCGTGGTAAAAACCACCTCGCCGTACCGGCCTTCCGCTACCGCTTCCTCAGTCTTTGGGTCAACAATTTCCAAAAAGAAATCCCCTTCATATAAATGATACCCGTGATGGTTTCCGCACTCAATGCCTCCGCCCAGGCCCATTTCGGTCATGCCGAAGTAGTTGTACACTTCGCAGCCCCAAATCCTGTCCGCTTCCTGAATAACGGCCCGGGGCACATAATCGGTGCTCAACAGCATCCTTTTTAAGAATACAGGAATTCCCCGGCCCCTTAGATCATAATATCTGGCCAGTGCCAGAACCTGAACAGGAATGCCCACCAGAACGTCGGCCCGGGTAGCCGCCAGTTTTTCCAGGGTATCCGGTAGGCTCTTAATAATCCCGTGTTTAATGGGTATGACACCAATCCTGGTCAGGGCTGTATGCAACAAATCACCGATACTGCCGGGGCGCTCGCCGGGGAGCAGGATCAGGACGCGTTCGCCGGGCGAAGTCAAAAAGGACATGCCCTGCATAAAAAAATCGATGGTCAGTTCCTGATCGTCTCGCGTAAAATATAGGCGCTTGGGCTCGCCAGTGGTGCCGGAACTTTCCAGGGTCACGACACGTTCAATCTCGCTCTGGGACACGCAGAGCATTTGCAGGGCATGCTCCCGTATATCATGAGGAGTTGTGAAGGGTAGTCGCGCCAGGTCCTCCGGACATGTCAGCCTGGTTTCTCCATACCCTTTGAAACGTTTGCGGTAAAAGTGACTGTTCCGAAAAACATAGTCAATGGTTTCCTGTAGCCTTTTTAACTGGTAGTCCCGTAAAGCCTGTCGCGAAAACGATCCTGTCTGCAAACCGAATTTATCCTTGATCCGGGAATCCAAAGGATTTTTTTGATACATTCCGCCTGTCATACTCTCACCCCTAAACCCCGGTAGAGACTTTTTCCGTTTCTGGTTGTCAGGTTGTAGGCGCAAAAGGGAATTATCCTTTTATCGGGGCTTACCACATGAATTTTGCACTCCCGCAGGCGCTCCAGGTCCAACGTCCACGCATCCTGGAACGCCATCCCCGAGATGGCCAGGGTATACTCGGAAATACGCTCCAGGAATTGATCAAGACTGGAGGTGTTAATCCCGCTCTGCCTCCCGTCTTCCACGCCTTGGGAGGAGCATCCGCCGAGGGCCGGCCTATTGGCATTCTGCGGAGCGGCCCACTGCCTGGCCACAAACTCCCGGCCTTTTTTCAGTTCTTCCGCCGCCATTAACGGTTTGCAGCAGCTTTGGCCGGCCTGGGAAGTCCTGATCGTCTCAAAGGAAGACCAGGGTTTAAGTTCGCCGCCGGGCATTAAGATAAAGTTTCCATGAAAGGAACAATAAGCATTTTCAGCGCTGGCAGGCAGAAAATTGTCCGACTTAAGCTGTCCGGCGGTCTGGCTTTCCAGAGCCCGCAGGACCTCCGGGATGGTAATTCTTCTTACCGGCGGCGCTTTTGGATACCGGCCAAAATAGCTGACGGGCTGAAAATGTACCCCTCTTACGGTGGGCATCTGAGTAATGGCGAAACGGATAATCTCGCCGAGATTATCCATATTTACGCCGGGAACCAAGGTCGGAACAAGGACTACTCCGATTCCTTCCCTGGCGCAGCCGGCAATAGCCAGTTTTTTTAAGTCCAAAACAGCTGCGCCCCTGATCTGCCGGTAGATTTCATCGGTGGTTCCGTCAAACTGCAAGAAAACACAGCTTAATCCGGCCTCCTTCAGCTCTTTTACAAATCCCGGCTCCAGGGCCAGGCGCACCCCGTTGGTGTTTAGCTGGATAAAATCAAAACCCAGTTCCCGTCCCATCCTGATTATGGCCGGCAAATCATCGCGCAGCGCGGGTTCCCCCCCGGAAAGCTGGATATTATATGGTCCGCCCCCCTCCAGCAGGAGGCGGTACCAGCTTTCAATCTCAGCCAGGTCAGGATCGGCGCTAAAGTTATTATTCGCAGAGGCAAAGCAGACCGGACAGCAAAGATTGCAGCGCTGAGTAATTTCCAACAGAACGCAACAGGTCTCTTGCCTGTGGTCCGGGCAGAGCCCGCAGTCATAAGGGCAGCCTCGCTGGACCTCGGTTCTGCAAACCGCCGGCGAAGAAGGTATTTTTGTTGTGGCCCAACTTTCATAGGCCGGTCCCCCTTCCCAGATCAAAACGCGATACTCCCCGTGTTCCGGGCAGCTTTTTACCAGGTATACCCGCCCGCCGTCAATTATCTTTTCCGCCGGAATACGCTTCAGGCATTCTGGACAGACGCTTTCCGTTGTCCCCGGCAAGATCCTGTTTCTCAAATCTATCCCTCCCCGCTGAACAAATACGCATACAGATCATTCAATCCCAAAGAATTTTCTATGCGTTCTTTAATTAAGTGCGCCTGCTTCATACGTTCCCCAACGCCTTTCACTGCTTCAGGATTGCCGGTGTTTCTTCTGAAAGCATCGCTATACCTTTGTTCAATCCTTACTGTCTTTTCTTTTTCTACAACTTTATCGGCCAAATAGACAAGGGCTGTTTCATCAATGACAGGATATTTATCAGGGGACCCCAAATTCATATGCCTGGATATCACCTTGGCCACTCCTGGAAAACCTTCCTGTTCCAGGATAGCCGCTCCAGCCTGCGCGTGATTAGGCCTGCCTTTGGCTATGTCATGCAAGAGTCCCCCCGCCATAACCAGATCAAGATCCAGAAGACAGGAAGCGGATTTATTCAAGCTTTCCCCAAGCTCATACGCCACTTTGGCCACCATCCGGCCATGCCTGATCACCGGCTCCGGAACATGGTAGAGGGAAAACAGCGCTTCGCACTCTTCAAGGGTGGGGATATTGCCGCGCTCATGGCAGGCTTTGATATTTTCATAATCCTCTGGAGTGTCCATATCCAGGAGAATCCCCCGGTCAACGACTTCAGCGTCATAGGACTCTTCCTCAAACTGTTTTAATACCTGGCGCAGATTGCCTGAAATATCACAGGCGAGAATTGAGTTGAAGCACTCCCGGGCAATCAAGGGCGGATGGCCCCGCTCTCCGCGAAAACAGGGGTATATTACGCTCTTTCCGGTCCCTTGAAACTTTTCCAGAAGCTTCTCCAGGGTTTTGTTTTTCACCAGAGGCGTGTCAACGGGCAACATAAAAAAGGCTTCCGCCTCATCGGCCAAAGTACGCAATCCGGCCAGGAGCGAAGAAAACATGCCGGAGGCATATTGCTCATTATAGACAGGGGTCACTTGTAACGAGCATAAAACAGGTAGCAATTCTTCCGCCCGGTAACCTGTCACCACCCTGATATCTTTAAGGCCCATCTGGCGAAAACCGCAAACAGCCCTTTCGATAACTGTTTTGCCGTAAAGCGGCAGGAGCGGCTTGAATTCGCCCATGCGGGACGAATATCCCGCAGCCAGGATTAACGCTGAAATTTTATCTCGGCGCATTTTCCCTCTCCGCCCGGATTTTGATTAGTTCAGCCACAATACTGACGGCAATTTCTTCGGGAGTCTCGGCCAGGATATCCAGGCCAATAGGTGAATGCACCCGGGCAAAATCACCGTCAACGAGGCCCAATTCTTCCTTTAAGGCTTTGTAGACCATGTCGCGTTTTCTTCTGCTGCCAATCATCCCTATGTAGGCAACAGGCTTTCTTATCACTTGACCCAGCACTGCTTTGTCATGGAGATGTCCCCTGGTTACTATCACCAGGTAACTATCCTGGTTAAAAGCCAGATCCGGCAAAGGTTCTGCCAACGCTTCAAGAAGAATAATTTCGGAGAGGGGAAACCGTTCCTTACTTGCATATTCCGCACGGTCATCCAGAATCACCGTCTTAAAGCCAGTCATTTCCGCGATGGGCGCTATTTTCTGGGAAACATGACCTGCCCCAAAAATATACAAAACGCCGGTGTTCCGGATGGGTTCAATCAAGAGGCGCCGGTCTTCCAGGACCTCCCAATGGATGGATATTTTGGCCGACCCCTCAATAAGCTTGGCCAAAAACCCCCGGTCCCACTCAAACGTGCCGGTTAACGAGCCATCTTGCTTTACCAGGCATTGTTGCCTCTTCCCTTTATTGTGCAAAGCCGTGCCCAGTTCCGTAATCAGCCAGGCTTTTTCCCGTTTCTCCAAGGTCTTGGCAATGCCCCGATAGATCTCAAGATTGGCTTGATCTGCGGCATCAATATAATCCAATAAGAACTCTCCCTTGCCGCCGCAAATCATATCCATCTGGGCCGCGTCTGTTCCTGTGAGCATGAATTTTTGAGTAAGAGGAGACTTGCTTTTAAAGACCTCGGCGGCCAGACTGCGAGCTTCCGCTTCCAGCCTGCCGCCCCCAATGGTGCCTATGATAGAACCATCCATTTTAATGACCATTTTGGCCCCGGCAGTACGGGGAACGGAACCGGATTTGTCAAAAATGGTAGTCACAACAAAGCTCTCACCCCAAGACAACAGCTGCTCCATATCTTGCCACAAAGGCTTCATCGTCACACCTCCAGTTTTCCTGTCAAATCATAACCATTATCAGCGAGAAGCTCTTTAGTCTTGGCAAAAGTATCATATACTATCTGCGGACAGCGCTCCTTGCGTTTATTCAAATCGTTTTCCAAAATATCGCTGCAATTAATGCCGCCATACTTGGACTCATATTCCTGCTCAAACCATTCAACCAGTTCGCCGACCATCTTTTCAAGGCGGCTGTCTCCAACTTCTTCCGGCGTCCCTTTGCCGGCATACAGGGCCAGCAAGCAGGCGCCTCCCGTCAGCGCTCCGCAATTATGCCCCTGAAAACAAAGGCCTCCGATTAATCCATTCATGGCTCGAACTAAATCAGGGTTAATTTTCTCCTGGGCTTCCAGACCCAGCATCAGCAAGATTTGGCTGCAGTAGAATTCCTTTTGCGAAAGCTCCACCATACGAAAGAAATCTTCATTCACCATGCCACCCCCTCTAACGCTTAATCCAAGACCCCGGCCGAAGCCGGTTTTTCAGCCACCAGTAAAAAGTATCCGATTTTTTCCTTCCGCTCCCTTTTTTCTTGCGCGCCACGCTGCCAGCAATGGGCCAGTACTCCGTATTCCATGATATAACGGGCAATAAACTCCTTTAAACAAGGGGAGTGATCTTCCCAGAGCAATATTTTGAATCCATATTCCTCCATCATCCGGGTCAGTTCGCTGTAAGTCAGGGCTCCGTTTAGACAGTTTGGTTCAGTTGACCCGGATGCCGGGGCTTTGGAGCGGTCATTTTTGATATAAAGATCTGTGATGGCCAGTTTTCCGCCGGCAACCAGGACGCGGTTAATTCCGGACAACACCCCGCCGTCATATTTCATGACGGATAAGCTGCATTCAGCTATAACTCCCTCAAAGGACGCAGGGGCAAAGGGCAGGCTTTCGGCCTGAGCCTTTAGGAGACGCAAGCCCGGCGAGCGCATTTTCCCCTGCCTGAGCGCCTCTTCTGACGAGTCAATACCTACGGCGTCCATGCGCCGGATATCCTGAAGATATTCCACTGTATTTCCGGCGCCGCACCCTATATCGATTACCCTGGCGCCGGGTTGAAAAGCGCAATAATCAATAAGCCGCTGCGTCAAGAAGAGACCGCCGGGGTGCAGCATCCCGTCCAGCAGCTTTATTGCCGAATCTTGGTGAGCACTCTTCATTTGTCCTCCATGGCCTTTTCAACCTGCTGCATCTTGCCCTGGGCCAGTTCTTCCGGAACGTAGACCAGCCCGCATTGTGAACACTTCTGCAGTTCCACCGGAAATTTGCTTCCCATGTACGACAATGTTGCCTTGCCCAAGGTCAGGGGGATGCCGCACTTATCACAAACAATTCTCTGCTCT includes the following:
- a CDS encoding redox-sensing transcriptional repressor Rex, producing MRVLSLTTVKRLPNYYQIIKDLHGRGREYVSCDRLAKLLGIAPGLVRKDLAEVAAKVQKVGYHVPDTLRNIQEILGMHNSKQAVLVGVGSLGQALLNYRGFDDYGFKIVAAFDTDATKAGQFIGQTEVLPVSLMPGLIRRLYVKIAVLTVPADQAKTTAAELIKAGIEAIWNFTPESLEVPSDILVRNEDLGVGLALLSYELERRIMPK
- a CDS encoding class I SAM-dependent methyltransferase; this encodes MKSAHQDSAIKLLDGMLHPGGLFLTQRLIDYCAFQPGARVIDIGCGAGNTVEYLQDIRRMDAVGIDSSEEALRQGKMRSPGLRLLKAQAESLPFAPASFEGVIAECSLSVMKYDGGVLSGINRVLVAGGKLAITDLYIKNDRSKAPASGSTEPNCLNGALTYSELTRMMEEYGFKILLWEDHSPCLKEFIARYIMEYGVLAHCWQRGAQEKRERKEKIGYFLLVAEKPASAGVLD
- a CDS encoding NTP transferase domain-containing protein; amino-acid sequence: MRRDKISALILAAGYSSRMGEFKPLLPLYGKTVIERAVCGFRQMGLKDIRVVTGYRAEELLPVLCSLQVTPVYNEQYASGMFSSLLAGLRTLADEAEAFFMLPVDTPLVKNKTLEKLLEKFQGTGKSVIYPCFRGERGHPPLIARECFNSILACDISGNLRQVLKQFEEESYDAEVVDRGILLDMDTPEDYENIKACHERGNIPTLEECEALFSLYHVPEPVIRHGRMVAKVAYELGESLNKSASCLLDLDLVMAGGLLHDIAKGRPNHAQAGAAILEQEGFPGVAKVISRHMNLGSPDKYPVIDETALVYLADKVVEKEKTVRIEQRYSDAFRRNTGNPEAVKGVGERMKQAHLIKERIENSLGLNDLYAYLFSGEG
- a CDS encoding XdhC family protein, which produces MKPLWQDMEQLLSWGESFVVTTIFDKSGSVPRTAGAKMVIKMDGSIIGTIGGGRLEAEARSLAAEVFKSKSPLTQKFMLTGTDAAQMDMICGGKGEFLLDYIDAADQANLEIYRGIAKTLEKREKAWLITELGTALHNKGKRQQCLVKQDGSLTGTFEWDRGFLAKLIEGSAKISIHWEVLEDRRLLIEPIRNTGVLYIFGAGHVSQKIAPIAEMTGFKTVILDDRAEYASKERFPLSEIILLEALAEPLPDLAFNQDSYLVIVTRGHLHDKAVLGQVIRKPVAYIGMIGSRRKRDMVYKALKEELGLVDGDFARVHSPIGLDILAETPEEIAVSIVAELIKIRAERENAPR
- a CDS encoding histidine phosphatase family protein gives rise to the protein MEQKLIYLVRHGKIELEDDHRRYIGQIDPPLCKEGKEQARSLGDRLNRVKIEGVFCSDLSRSVDTAREIAVRHGLISQERADLREISLGRWEGLKFAEVARCYPKEFKERGADIGYFRPPGGESFADCSGRVVAAFHEIVQSPFNSVAIVGHAGINRLIICHILGLPLANLFRISQDYACLNIIMAGDFGFRLKLLNQTTIN
- a CDS encoding phosphate propanoyltransferase, giving the protein MPENKLKLEVPVGISNRHIHLSQQHLEALFGKGYELTKMKDTYQPGHFAANETLTVVGPKGIIENIRILGPIRKETQIEISLTDSYKLGIKAPVRESGKLEGSAGCALIGPNGVVSLQRGVILAERHIHMSLAEAHAACLQDNDRVLVLAGDVRELCFHHVLVRVHPSFNLEIHIDTDEANAAGLRNGDKVMIIGKHSHSLEMVG
- a CDS encoding C_GCAxxG_C_C family protein, with the translated sequence MNEDFFRMVELSQKEFYCSQILLMLGLEAQEKINPDLVRAMNGLIGGLCFQGHNCGALTGGACLLALYAGKGTPEEVGDSRLEKMVGELVEWFEQEYESKYGGINCSDILENDLNKRKERCPQIVYDTFAKTKELLADNGYDLTGKLEV
- a CDS encoding phenylacetate--CoA ligase family protein, with the protein product MTGGMYQKNPLDSRIKDKFGLQTGSFSRQALRDYQLKRLQETIDYVFRNSHFYRKRFKGYGETRLTCPEDLARLPFTTPHDIREHALQMLCVSQSEIERVVTLESSGTTGEPKRLYFTRDDQELTIDFFMQGMSFLTSPGERVLILLPGERPGSIGDLLHTALTRIGVIPIKHGIIKSLPDTLEKLAATRADVLVGIPVQVLALARYYDLRGRGIPVFLKRMLLSTDYVPRAVIQEADRIWGCEVYNYFGMTEMGLGGGIECGNHHGYHLYEGDFFLEIVDPKTEEAVAEGRYGEVVFTTLTRRGMPLVRYRTGDLSRFVPGECSCGSITRRLEKIMARKTGVVPLAGDCYLKIADLDEALLALPGIVDFSATVSRLQDSPRLKILISVLGPVGNLQDIRRELLRIPALGYWLKQGTPELSVELCECDDSYVPRTGKRQIIIE
- a CDS encoding radical SAM protein; protein product: MDLRNRILPGTTESVCPECLKRIPAEKIIDGGRVYLVKSCPEHGEYRVLIWEGGPAYESWATTKIPSSPAVCRTEVQRGCPYDCGLCPDHRQETCCVLLEITQRCNLCCPVCFASANNNFSADPDLAEIESWYRLLLEGGGPYNIQLSGGEPALRDDLPAIIRMGRELGFDFIQLNTNGVRLALEPGFVKELKEAGLSCVFLQFDGTTDEIYRQIRGAAVLDLKKLAIAGCAREGIGVVLVPTLVPGVNMDNLGEIIRFAITQMPTVRGVHFQPVSYFGRYPKAPPVRRITIPEVLRALESQTAGQLKSDNFLPASAENAYCSFHGNFILMPGGELKPWSSFETIRTSQAGQSCCKPLMAAEELKKGREFVARQWAAPQNANRPALGGCSSQGVEDGRQSGINTSSLDQFLERISEYTLAISGMAFQDAWTLDLERLRECKIHVVSPDKRIIPFCAYNLTTRNGKSLYRGLGVRV